A genomic segment from Cryptococcus tetragattii IND107 chromosome 9, whole genome shotgun sequence encodes:
- a CDS encoding adenylate kinase produces the protein MSGNSEVEYLKSLVSQLQDKISQLEKSTSTSVSNTISSVTAALSPSSSSNPPRMVLIGPPGAGKGTQAPNISSKYCICHLATGDMLREQVAKQTELGRAAKQIMDQGGLVSDEIMVGMIRQELDKNAECKNGFILDGFPRTVPQASKLDAMLAERKQAIDHAIELKIPDALLISRITGRLIHPASGRSYHREFNPPKKPMTDDITGEPLIQRSDDNVGTLRKRLDTYHAQTGPVVDYYKGTGVWTPVDAAQSPKLVWASISSILESKKN, from the exons ATGTCTGGGAACTCTGAAGTCGAATACTTGAAGAGCCTTGTCTCTCAG CTCCAAGACAAGATCTCCCAACTCGAAAAgtccacctccacctccgtctccaacaccatctcctccgTCACCGCcgccctctctccctcttcctctagCAATCCCCCCCGAATGGTCCTCATCGGTCCTCCCGGTGCTGGTAAGGGTACCCAAGCACCCAACATCTCCAGCAAGTACTGCATCTGCCACCTCGCTACCGGTGACATGTTGAGGGAGCAGGTCGCCAAGCAGACCGAGTTGGGTAGGGCTGCCAAGCAGATTATGGACCAGGGTGGTTTGGTTTCCGACGAGATCATGGTTGGTATGATCAGGCAGGAGTTGGACAAGAACGCCGAATGCAAGAACGG TTTCATCCTTGACGGTTTCCCCCGTACCGTCCCCCAGGCTTCCAAGCTCGACGCCATGCTTGCCGAGCGCAAACAAGCCATCGACCACGCTATCGAGCTCAAGATCCCCGACGCCTTGTTGATCTCCCGAATCACTGGTCGATTGATCCACCCCGCGAGCGGTAGGAGTTACCATAGGGAAT TCAACCCCCCTAAGAAGCCCATGACTGACGACATCACCGGCGAGCCCCTCATCCAACGTTCCGACGACAACGTCGGTACCCTCAGGAAGCGATTGGACACCTATCACGCCCAGACTGGCCCCGTTGTTGACTACTACAAGGGTACCGGTGTTTGGACCCCTGTCGATGCCGCTCAGAGCCCCAAGTTGGTCTGGGCTAGCATCAGCAGTATCttggaaagcaagaagaactAA